A section of the Streptomyces xinghaiensis S187 genome encodes:
- a CDS encoding aromatic ring-hydroxylating dioxygenase subunit alpha produces the protein MTAFVRNQWYVAAYGREVGRELLGRTVLDEPILLYRTEDGRAVAMSDRCVHRRFPLSQAPSRLDGDQVTCGYHGFTYGTDGVCVFVPGQQRIPRTARLKTYPVIEQDSFVWVWIGDHEPGGIVPPRAPWMDSPDYTVVSGMEPIDGGYGLLVDNLLDLSHETYLHGGYIGTPEVARTPITTEVDDAAGIVYVSRHMDDAECPPFYAKSTGIETRITRWQDIEYHAPCLYLLHSRIAPVGAPGPGPDGSDPHAFHVEVVYGITPSTERTTYDFWAVARDFALGDEKVSEFLHTSNHTVVMQDVVALNALQKSLDTEKPGYQELSINIDTGGLAARRILARLAQAGTDRPATVAR, from the coding sequence ATGACCGCCTTTGTGCGAAATCAGTGGTACGTCGCCGCTTACGGCCGCGAGGTCGGGCGCGAACTCCTCGGACGGACCGTACTGGATGAGCCGATCCTGCTGTACCGCACCGAGGACGGCCGGGCCGTGGCGATGTCCGACCGGTGCGTGCACCGCCGGTTCCCCCTGTCCCAGGCACCGAGCCGCCTGGACGGTGACCAAGTGACGTGCGGCTACCACGGTTTCACCTACGGCACCGACGGCGTCTGCGTCTTCGTACCCGGGCAACAGCGCATCCCGCGCACGGCGCGCCTGAAGACCTATCCGGTCATCGAGCAGGACTCCTTCGTATGGGTGTGGATCGGCGACCACGAGCCCGGCGGCATCGTGCCGCCGCGCGCCCCCTGGATGGACTCCCCCGATTACACGGTCGTGTCCGGGATGGAGCCGATCGACGGCGGCTACGGACTGCTCGTCGACAACCTCCTGGACCTCTCCCACGAGACCTACCTGCACGGCGGCTACATCGGCACCCCGGAGGTCGCGCGGACGCCCATCACCACCGAGGTCGACGACGCGGCCGGGATCGTCTACGTGAGCCGGCACATGGACGACGCGGAGTGCCCGCCGTTCTACGCGAAGTCCACCGGCATCGAAACCCGGATCACCCGGTGGCAGGACATCGAGTACCACGCCCCGTGCCTGTACCTGCTCCACTCCCGCATCGCCCCCGTCGGCGCCCCCGGTCCCGGCCCGGACGGCAGTGACCCGCACGCCTTCCATGTGGAGGTCGTCTACGGCATCACCCCCTCCACCGAGCGGACGACCTACGACTTCTGGGCGGTCGCCCGCGACTTCGCCCTCGGCGACGAGAAGGTCAGCGAGTTCCTGCACACCAGCAATCACACCGTGGTCATGCAGGACGTGGTGGCGCTCAACGCGCTGCAGAAGTCCCTGGACACCGAGAAGCCCGGCTACCAGGAGCTGAGCATCAACATCGACACCGGCGGCCTCGCCGCCCGGCGGATCCTCGCCCGGCTGGCACAGGCCGGTACGGACCGGCCGGCCACGGTGGCCCGGTGA
- a CDS encoding PDR/VanB family oxidoreductase, giving the protein MATVITPGVAAEVELDLTVARKETLAEGIVGLTLTHPGGSPLPEWTPGAHVDLCLGPGLVRQYSLCSDPADRSRWQVAVLREPESRGGSEHVHDHLREGTRVRVRGPRNRFPLEASPRYLFIAGGIGITPILPMVAQAERQGAAWQLAYGGRSRATMAFREQLRAAYGERVTLHPQDECGVLDLDGLAATPRQDTLVYCCGPEGLLKAVEQHCSLAWPPGVLRLERFAPVDPGPQGAGEAFEVELARSGVTVSVPPDRSVLQAVEEAGVPVLSSCREGTCGTCETTVLDGAVDHRDSLLTPDEQAAGDTMFICVSRAACPRLVLDL; this is encoded by the coding sequence GTGGCCACCGTGATCACCCCGGGCGTCGCGGCCGAGGTCGAGCTCGATCTGACCGTGGCACGCAAGGAGACCCTCGCGGAGGGCATCGTAGGCCTGACACTGACGCATCCCGGCGGATCACCGCTGCCCGAGTGGACCCCGGGCGCCCACGTCGATCTGTGTCTCGGACCCGGCCTGGTACGGCAGTACTCACTGTGCTCCGATCCGGCCGACCGCTCCCGGTGGCAGGTGGCGGTCCTGCGGGAACCGGAAAGCCGCGGCGGCTCGGAACACGTCCACGACCACCTTCGCGAAGGGACCCGGGTGAGGGTCCGCGGGCCGCGCAACCGCTTCCCGCTGGAGGCATCACCCCGGTACCTGTTCATCGCGGGCGGCATCGGCATCACCCCGATCCTTCCCATGGTCGCCCAGGCGGAACGGCAGGGAGCCGCCTGGCAGTTGGCCTACGGCGGACGCAGCCGCGCCACGATGGCGTTCCGTGAACAGCTCCGGGCGGCGTACGGAGAGCGGGTCACCCTCCACCCCCAGGACGAGTGCGGCGTACTCGACCTGGACGGGCTGGCGGCCACCCCCCGGCAGGACACACTGGTCTACTGCTGCGGGCCCGAGGGCCTGCTGAAGGCCGTGGAGCAGCACTGCTCACTCGCCTGGCCACCGGGCGTACTGCGCCTGGAGCGGTTCGCCCCCGTGGACCCCGGCCCGCAGGGTGCCGGCGAGGCCTTCGAGGTGGAGCTCGCCCGCAGCGGTGTCACGGTGTCCGTGCCGCCGGACCGGAGTGTCCTCCAGGCCGTCGAGGAGGCAGGGGTGCCGGTGCTGTCCTCCTGCCGGGAGGGCACCTGCGGCACCTGCGAGACCACCGTCCTGGACGGGGCCGTGGACCACCGTGACTCCCTGCTCACACCGGACGAACAGGCCGCCGGCGACACCATGTTCATCTGCGTCTCGCGCGCCGCCTGCCCCCGCCTCGTCCTGGATCTCTGA
- a CDS encoding polysaccharide deacetylase family protein has protein sequence MPRTDTTPQPPHRLRRLRRILLSALLAGGIALTTAPAATAGSTGADRAQATIVTSTGRGGNSVAFTFDDGPGANTPQMLDVLAKNGVKAVFCLWGDHVRQNPDMVRRIVNEGHTLCNHSMQHQDMGGWSADQVRQNLEQTNNAIRQAVPNAQIPYYRAPYGSWGQSADVAASMGMTPLGWRADIADWQPPGADTLTQRLRQAITPGAVVLMHDGGGDRSQTVTAVDRVIPEFKGQGWSFDLPARQ, from the coding sequence GTGCCCCGGACCGACACCACCCCCCAACCTCCCCACAGGCTCCGCAGACTCCGCCGGATCCTGCTGTCCGCCCTGCTCGCGGGCGGCATCGCGCTCACCACCGCACCCGCCGCCACCGCCGGCTCCACCGGCGCCGACCGCGCGCAGGCCACGATCGTCACCTCCACCGGACGCGGTGGGAACTCCGTCGCCTTCACCTTCGACGACGGCCCGGGCGCCAACACCCCGCAGATGCTGGACGTGCTGGCGAAGAACGGCGTGAAGGCCGTCTTCTGCCTCTGGGGCGACCACGTCCGGCAGAACCCGGACATGGTGCGCCGGATCGTCAACGAGGGCCATACACTGTGCAACCACTCCATGCAGCACCAGGACATGGGCGGCTGGTCGGCCGACCAGGTCCGGCAGAACCTCGAACAGACCAATAACGCGATCCGCCAGGCCGTGCCGAACGCGCAGATACCGTACTACCGCGCTCCGTACGGCAGTTGGGGCCAGTCCGCCGACGTGGCGGCCTCCATGGGCATGACGCCGCTGGGCTGGCGCGCCGACATCGCCGACTGGCAGCCTCCGGGCGCCGACACCCTCACCCAGCGCCTGCGCCAGGCCATCACCCCGGGTGCCGTCGTCCTCATGCACGACGGCGGCGGCGACCGCAGCCAGACCGTGACCGCGGTCGACCGGGTCATCCCGGAGTTCAAGGGCCAGGGCTGGAGCTTCGACCTGCCCGCCCGGCAGTAG
- a CDS encoding pyridoxamine 5'-phosphate oxidase family protein, producing the protein MPLNREEREQFLAEPHVAALSVDAGEEDRAPLTVPIWYQYRPGGDIWIMTGLGSRKERLITRAGRFCLMVDRLEPTIRYVSVEGPVVSTTPAKKELLREISARYLPPEKVDGYVDFAWQEHGEQVVITMRPQRWVSSDLGQV; encoded by the coding sequence ATGCCCCTGAACCGTGAAGAGCGTGAGCAGTTCCTGGCCGAACCCCATGTCGCCGCCCTGTCGGTGGACGCGGGCGAGGAGGACCGGGCTCCGCTGACCGTGCCGATCTGGTACCAGTACCGGCCGGGCGGCGACATCTGGATCATGACGGGCCTCGGCTCCCGCAAGGAACGGCTCATCACCAGGGCGGGCCGGTTCTGCCTGATGGTGGACCGCCTCGAACCGACGATCCGGTACGTGTCCGTGGAGGGCCCGGTCGTCTCCACCACCCCCGCGAAGAAGGAACTGCTGCGGGAGATCTCGGCCCGCTACCTCCCGCCGGAGAAGGTCGACGGCTACGTCGACTTCGCCTGGCAGGAGCACGGCGAACAGGTCGTCATCACCATGCGCCCCCAGCGCTGGGTCAGTTCGGACCTGGGCCAGGTCTGA
- a CDS encoding phosphorothioated DNA-binding restriction endonuclease produces the protein MTRDELLNALAALRRARIGAVRAPHKPLLLLWLLGRFTATGSTAVAYEEAEEPVSRLINGYGPAVMSPALARQRAAMPFVQLERTLWALCDGNGRPIGPDAPERGIWLREHGVTGRLLPQVERLLADPATLTAAARILLDQHFTPSLETAIRADTGLDSPAAKEGAELCLPSPAREPQRQPPVRASAPSARRAGFAEEVLRAYGYACAMCGYDGALGRNPVGLEAAHIRWHSQDGPDTADNALALCAQHHTLFDHGVLGLTEDLRIRVSGLYTCRGDAGRAVDDLHDRRLAAPRPGSPAPAPRYVAWHSRQVFKHTPERVPGSVPAQAEGGDR, from the coding sequence GTGACCCGGGACGAACTCCTGAACGCCTTGGCCGCCCTGCGCCGGGCCCGTATCGGGGCGGTCCGCGCCCCGCACAAACCCTTGTTGCTGCTGTGGCTGCTCGGGCGGTTCACCGCGACCGGCTCCACCGCGGTCGCCTACGAGGAGGCCGAGGAACCGGTCAGCCGGCTGATCAACGGCTACGGCCCGGCCGTCATGAGCCCCGCCCTCGCCCGGCAGCGCGCGGCGATGCCCTTCGTCCAGCTGGAGCGCACGCTGTGGGCGCTGTGCGACGGGAACGGGCGGCCGATCGGCCCGGACGCGCCCGAACGCGGCATCTGGCTGCGGGAGCACGGCGTTACCGGCCGGCTCCTCCCCCAGGTCGAACGGTTGCTCGCGGACCCCGCCACCCTCACGGCCGCCGCGCGGATTCTGCTGGACCAGCACTTCACGCCGTCCCTGGAGACCGCCATCCGCGCCGACACGGGCCTGGACTCGCCCGCCGCGAAGGAAGGAGCGGAGCTGTGCCTCCCCTCCCCCGCGCGTGAGCCGCAGCGGCAGCCACCCGTCCGGGCATCCGCTCCGTCCGCCCGCCGGGCCGGCTTCGCCGAGGAGGTGCTGCGGGCCTACGGCTACGCCTGCGCCATGTGCGGCTACGACGGCGCGCTGGGCCGCAACCCGGTCGGCCTCGAAGCGGCGCACATCCGCTGGCACAGCCAGGACGGCCCCGACACGGCCGACAACGCGCTGGCCCTCTGCGCCCAGCACCACACGCTGTTCGACCACGGCGTCCTGGGGCTGACCGAGGATCTGCGCATCCGGGTCTCCGGCCTCTACACCTGCCGCGGCGACGCCGGCCGGGCCGTCGACGATCTCCACGACAGGCGGCTGGCCGCCCCCCGGCCGGGCTCCCCCGCTCCCGCGCCGCGGTACGTCGCCTGGCACTCCCGGCAGGTCTTCAAGCACACGCCAGAGCGGGTACCCGGTTCCGTACCGGCCCAGGCGGAGGGCGGCGACCGGTAG
- the mgrA gene encoding L-glyceraldehyde 3-phosphate reductase produces MTHVAAEQRYDTMPYRRTGRSGLKLPAVSLGLWHNFGDEKPLETQRAILRRAFDLGVTHFDLANNYGPPPGAAERNFGEIFARDFRPYRDEILVSSKAGYHMWPGPYGEWGSRKSLLSSLDQSLGRLRLDHVDIFYSHRPDPDTPLEETMGALDSAVRQGKALYAGISNYSPEQTREAARILAGLGTPLLIHQPSYSMFNRWVEDGLLDVLDETGAGSIAFSPLAQGLLTDRYLKGIPEGSRAAGSSPFLTAEGITPETLERVRALHGIAERRGQSLAQMALAWVLRGGRVTSALIGASSVEQLEANVAAVGNLDFDAGELAEIDRHAPR; encoded by the coding sequence GTGACCCACGTCGCCGCCGAGCAGCGCTACGACACCATGCCCTACCGCAGGACCGGCCGCAGCGGCCTCAAGCTGCCCGCCGTCTCCCTCGGGCTGTGGCACAACTTCGGTGACGAGAAGCCGCTGGAGACCCAGCGGGCGATCCTGCGCCGCGCCTTCGACCTCGGCGTCACGCACTTCGACCTCGCCAACAACTACGGGCCGCCGCCCGGCGCGGCCGAGCGGAACTTCGGCGAGATCTTCGCCCGCGACTTCCGCCCGTACCGCGACGAGATCCTGGTCTCCTCCAAGGCCGGCTACCACATGTGGCCCGGCCCGTACGGGGAATGGGGCTCCCGCAAGAGCCTCCTGTCCAGCCTCGACCAGAGCCTCGGCCGGCTCCGCCTCGACCACGTCGACATCTTCTACTCCCACCGCCCCGATCCGGACACCCCGCTCGAAGAGACCATGGGGGCGCTGGACTCCGCCGTGCGGCAGGGCAAGGCGCTCTACGCGGGCATCTCCAACTACTCGCCCGAGCAGACCCGCGAGGCCGCCCGCATCCTGGCCGGCCTGGGGACGCCGCTGCTCATCCACCAGCCCTCGTACTCGATGTTCAACCGCTGGGTGGAGGACGGCCTGCTCGACGTCCTCGACGAGACCGGCGCGGGCTCCATCGCCTTCTCGCCGCTGGCCCAGGGCCTGCTGACCGACCGTTACCTCAAGGGGATCCCGGAGGGCTCGCGCGCCGCGGGCTCCAGCCCCTTCCTGACCGCCGAGGGCATCACCCCCGAAACCCTGGAGCGGGTCCGGGCGCTGCACGGGATCGCGGAGCGGCGGGGTCAGAGCCTGGCGCAGATGGCCCTCGCCTGGGTGCTGCGCGGGGGGAGGGTGACGTCCGCGCTGATCGGGGCCAGCAGCGTCGAGCAGCTGGAGGCGAATGTCGCCGCCGTGGGGAATCTCGACTTCGACGCCGGTGAACTCGCCGAGATCGACCGGCACGCGCCGCGGTAG
- a CDS encoding glycoside hydrolase family 9 protein, which produces MLGAVAVAGLLGTALSGPAIGAEPGPELVTNGDFSNGTTGWWFTANLPGAVVDGRLCAEVPAGTANPWDAIVGQNDIPLTAGESYTLRYTATSTVPVTIRTNVQMATDPYTAELNASDQIDETAEPVEHIFTANADNEEAQLAFQIGGSDEAYTFCVDDVSLTGGAEPPVYEPETGSPVRVNQVGYLTHAAKSGTVVTDATDPLDWTVQDAGGKQVAAGKTKPAGTDPTSRQNVHTFDFSKVMTAGEGYTVTIGEDTSEPFAIGDDLYSSLRSDALAYFYHNRSGIEIEADLVGEEYARPAGHIGVEPNQGDTDVPCQEGVCDYSLDVSGGWYDAGDHGKYVVNGGISAAQVMSNFERTLHTEGADGAPLGDGKLRVPERGNGVPDILDEARWQMDFLMKMQVPEGEELAGMAHHKIHDAQWTGLPLLPSEDPQPRELHPPTTAATLNLAATGAQCARLFEPYDQEFAAECLEAAETAWAAAKANPDVLADPNDGTGGGAYSDDNVSDEFYWAAAELFVTTGEDTYRQAVFGSELHGDTEALFPRGGLSWGWTGGLGSLTMATVPSDLTAGQLADVRATVAEAADGYAEASRKSAYGVPYDPEGNQYVWGSNSQVLNNMIVLATAHELTGKAGYRDAVLHGMEYLLGRNPLNQSYVTGYGERDSHNQHHRFWANQLDPSLPNPAPGSVAGGPNTGIEDPVAQDKLVGCAPAMCYIDDIESWATNEITINWNAPLAWVASYLDDQGSGTVKYKEKKKHRKH; this is translated from the coding sequence ATCCTCGGCGCCGTCGCCGTCGCCGGTCTGCTGGGCACCGCCCTGTCGGGGCCCGCCATCGGAGCCGAGCCGGGCCCGGAGCTGGTCACGAACGGTGACTTCTCCAACGGCACCACCGGCTGGTGGTTCACCGCCAATCTCCCGGGCGCGGTCGTCGACGGCCGGCTCTGCGCCGAGGTCCCGGCCGGCACCGCCAACCCCTGGGACGCCATCGTCGGCCAGAACGACATCCCGCTGACCGCCGGTGAGAGCTACACCCTCCGCTACACGGCGACCTCCACGGTGCCCGTGACCATCCGCACCAATGTGCAGATGGCGACCGACCCGTACACCGCCGAGCTCAACGCCTCCGACCAGATCGACGAGACCGCGGAGCCCGTCGAGCACATCTTCACCGCGAACGCCGACAACGAGGAGGCCCAGCTCGCCTTCCAGATCGGCGGCAGCGACGAGGCGTACACCTTCTGCGTCGACGACGTCTCGCTGACCGGCGGCGCCGAGCCGCCCGTCTACGAGCCGGAGACCGGCAGCCCGGTGCGGGTCAACCAGGTCGGCTATCTCACCCACGCGGCGAAGAGCGGCACCGTCGTCACGGACGCCACCGATCCCCTCGACTGGACCGTCCAGGACGCCGGCGGCAAGCAGGTGGCGGCCGGGAAGACCAAGCCGGCCGGCACCGACCCGACCTCGCGCCAGAACGTCCACACCTTCGACTTCAGCAAGGTGATGACGGCGGGCGAGGGCTACACCGTCACCATCGGCGAGGACACCAGCGAGCCGTTCGCCATCGGCGACGACCTCTACTCCTCGCTGCGCTCCGACGCGCTGGCGTACTTCTACCACAACCGCAGCGGCATCGAGATCGAGGCGGACCTGGTCGGCGAGGAGTACGCGCGCCCGGCCGGCCACATCGGCGTCGAGCCCAACCAGGGCGACACCGACGTGCCGTGCCAGGAGGGCGTGTGCGACTACAGCCTCGACGTCTCCGGCGGCTGGTACGACGCCGGTGACCACGGCAAGTACGTCGTCAACGGCGGTATCTCCGCCGCCCAGGTGATGTCCAACTTCGAGCGCACCCTGCACACCGAGGGCGCGGACGGCGCGCCGCTCGGCGACGGCAAGCTGCGGGTGCCCGAGCGGGGCAACGGCGTTCCGGACATCCTGGACGAGGCCCGCTGGCAGATGGACTTCCTGATGAAGATGCAGGTGCCCGAGGGCGAGGAGCTCGCGGGCATGGCGCACCACAAGATCCACGACGCGCAGTGGACCGGTCTGCCGCTGCTGCCCAGCGAGGACCCGCAGCCGCGCGAGCTGCACCCGCCGACGACCGCCGCCACGCTCAACCTGGCCGCGACCGGCGCGCAGTGCGCACGCCTCTTCGAACCGTACGACCAGGAGTTCGCCGCCGAGTGCCTGGAGGCGGCCGAGACCGCCTGGGCCGCGGCGAAGGCCAACCCGGACGTGCTCGCCGACCCGAACGACGGCACCGGCGGCGGCGCCTACAGCGACGACAACGTCTCGGACGAGTTCTACTGGGCGGCGGCCGAGCTCTTCGTCACCACCGGTGAGGACACCTACCGCCAGGCCGTGTTCGGCTCCGAGCTGCACGGCGACACCGAGGCGCTCTTCCCGCGCGGCGGCCTGTCCTGGGGCTGGACCGGCGGACTCGGCTCGCTGACCATGGCGACCGTCCCGAGCGACCTGACCGCGGGCCAGCTGGCGGACGTCCGCGCCACGGTGGCCGAGGCGGCCGACGGCTACGCCGAGGCCTCCCGCAAGTCCGCGTACGGCGTGCCGTACGACCCGGAGGGCAACCAGTACGTCTGGGGCTCCAACAGCCAGGTCCTCAACAACATGATCGTGCTGGCCACCGCCCACGAGCTGACGGGCAAGGCCGGGTACCGGGACGCGGTGCTGCACGGCATGGAGTACCTGCTGGGCCGCAACCCGCTCAACCAGTCCTACGTCACCGGGTACGGCGAGCGGGACTCCCACAACCAGCACCACCGGTTCTGGGCCAACCAGCTCGACCCCTCGCTGCCGAACCCGGCCCCCGGCTCCGTCGCCGGCGGCCCGAACACCGGCATCGAGGACCCGGTGGCCCAGGACAAGCTGGTGGGCTGCGCCCCGGCGATGTGCTACATCGACGACATCGAGTCCTGGGCGACCAACGAGATCACCATCAACTGGAACGCGCCCCTGGCGTGGGTGGCCTCGTACCTGGACGACCAGGGCAGCGGCACCGTCAAGTACAAGGAGAAGAAGAAGCACCGCAAGCACTGA
- a CDS encoding endo-1,4-beta-xylanase encodes MRPIRFATAALATAALSLPLAATSAAADAPSGHPAASHSKAKAKNERLRSAAPDGFYVGTAVAGGGHHLEQDYPDPFTSDREYRKILGQQFNSVSAENQMKWEFIHPERDRYDFGAADAIADFADRHKQVVRGHTLLWHSQNPEWLEQGDFSKEELRSILKEHITTVVGRYAGRIQQWDVANEIFDEQGNLRTEENIWIRELGPEIIADAFRWAHEADPEAKLFFNDYGVEDDNAKSDAYYALTQELLAEGVPVHGFSAQAHLSTRYGFPGGLEENLRRFDELGLETAITELDVRMDLPESGVPTEAQLEQQADYYQRTLSACLAVEDCNSFTIWGFTDKYSWVPVFFEGEGSATVMTEDFARKPAFHALYNTLLDAKKKDCKKHWKGWKKDWRR; translated from the coding sequence ATGAGACCCATCCGCTTCGCCACCGCCGCGCTCGCCACGGCCGCCCTGTCCCTGCCGCTGGCGGCGACGTCGGCCGCCGCCGACGCGCCCTCCGGCCACCCGGCCGCGTCCCACTCCAAGGCCAAAGCCAAGAACGAGCGCCTGCGCTCGGCCGCTCCCGACGGCTTCTACGTGGGCACCGCCGTGGCGGGCGGCGGCCACCACCTCGAGCAGGACTACCCGGACCCCTTCACCTCGGACCGGGAGTACCGGAAGATTCTCGGACAGCAGTTCAACTCGGTCTCCGCCGAGAACCAGATGAAGTGGGAGTTCATCCACCCCGAGCGCGACCGCTACGACTTCGGCGCGGCCGACGCCATCGCCGACTTCGCGGACCGCCACAAGCAGGTCGTGCGCGGCCACACCCTGCTGTGGCACAGCCAGAACCCGGAGTGGCTGGAGCAGGGCGACTTCTCGAAGGAGGAGCTGCGCTCCATCCTCAAGGAGCACATCACCACCGTCGTCGGCCGCTACGCCGGCCGGATCCAGCAGTGGGACGTGGCCAACGAGATCTTCGACGAGCAGGGCAACCTGCGCACCGAGGAGAACATCTGGATCCGCGAGCTGGGGCCGGAGATCATCGCCGACGCCTTCCGCTGGGCGCACGAGGCCGACCCCGAGGCCAAGCTGTTCTTCAACGACTACGGCGTGGAGGACGACAACGCCAAGAGCGACGCCTACTACGCGCTCACCCAGGAGCTGCTCGCCGAGGGCGTGCCCGTGCACGGCTTCTCCGCGCAGGCCCACCTGAGCACCCGTTACGGCTTCCCGGGCGGCCTGGAGGAGAACCTGCGCCGCTTCGACGAGCTCGGCCTGGAGACCGCCATCACCGAGCTGGACGTCCGCATGGACCTGCCGGAGAGCGGTGTCCCCACCGAGGCGCAGCTGGAACAGCAGGCCGACTACTACCAGCGGACCCTGTCGGCCTGTCTGGCCGTCGAGGACTGCAACTCCTTCACCATCTGGGGCTTCACCGACAAGTACTCCTGGGTCCCGGTGTTCTTCGAGGGCGAGGGCTCTGCGACGGTCATGACGGAGGACTTCGCCCGCAAGCCGGCCTTCCACGCCCTCTACAACACCCTGCTGGACGCCAAGAAGAAGGACTGCAAGAAGCACTGGAAGGGCTGGAAGAAGGACTGGCGGCGCTGA
- a CDS encoding NUDIX hydrolase, which yields MQWKIHGERLLYENEWVNLWLTDIETPDGNRWEHHVVKLRHLAVAAVVNERREILMMWRHRFITNAWAWELPMGLVEEGETPADAAAREVLEETGWRPGRVTPLIYAEPANGITDSQHYVFRADGATYEGPPTEKNESDRIEWIPLADVRGMIDRREIVSSGSLVGLLYVLMDEAIR from the coding sequence ATGCAGTGGAAGATCCACGGGGAACGTCTGCTCTACGAGAACGAGTGGGTGAACCTCTGGCTCACCGACATCGAGACACCGGACGGAAACCGCTGGGAGCACCACGTCGTCAAGCTCCGCCACCTTGCCGTGGCTGCCGTTGTCAATGAGAGGCGCGAAATTCTCATGATGTGGCGGCACCGCTTCATCACGAACGCTTGGGCCTGGGAATTGCCGATGGGCCTGGTCGAAGAGGGTGAGACGCCGGCCGACGCAGCAGCCCGTGAGGTCCTTGAGGAGACCGGCTGGAGGCCCGGCCGGGTTACCCCACTGATCTACGCCGAGCCCGCCAATGGGATCACCGACTCCCAGCACTACGTCTTCCGGGCCGATGGGGCGACGTACGAAGGTCCGCCGACCGAAAAGAACGAGTCCGACCGGATCGAGTGGATCCCGCTGGCGGACGTGCGGGGCATGATCGACCGGCGTGAGATTGTCAGCAGCGGTTCTCTGGTCGGGCTGCTGTACGTCCTTATGGACGAGGCGATCCGCTGA